CTTGCTCAGCCCGTTGCTGGCCGCTGACGTGCCCGCCGTGGGCAAATTGGCCGTGGAAGTCATTGGCGTTGTTATGTTAGACGATGTTTGCGTAGTTATGACGGGCGACGTGGATTGTGGGTACTTTAGTTGCGATTGTGCGGCGCTTAGTATCGCCGCTGCATTGCTACTCACATCCAAAGCGCCACCGACACTCATACCACCGTTACCAACATTAACTACACCAATGTTACTGCCACTGCCAATAGCATTACTGCGACCACTACTATTTGCAGTGCCGCTACTATGGCTGGCACGTTGCGTCGAGGCGGGTGAGGCGATGGTATTCGATTGCTGCTGTAGAAGCGCCAATTGCGCTTGCAATTGTTGTGTGTACTGTAGAGCTGCAACTGCAGCAGCAGCTGAGGTGCTTGTGGATTGCTGATGATAGTCCCGTTCACGCTTACTATACAGTTCACGCCCGCTACTACCACTACTTTTGCCACTGCCACCACCGCCGAGCACACTGTGATGCAGGTCAAGCACCGTGGTGGCGCTTGAGGAACTGGAACTCGCACCGCCACTGCGATCACGAGGTGGATGGTGAATGGCGGAGATTTGTATTTGAGGTTGTTGTTCGCGCTGCTCTCGTTGTTGCTgataattgtaaaaattttgtacTTGTGAACGCGGTATTGGGGTCACTGTGACGTCACTCAATTTGGACTCTACAGCTTGTATGTCCATGATATCCATATCGCTGGTGACGGTTTGTGGCAAGTGTGCTACACgtaaaacaacaaattaaacactttttcaaatatattgttgtgttttgataataaaaactCGCACTCACGTTTATAAtttgcaaaaagaaaacaatgcaATTCACTTGAAAatgagaaatgaaaattttctgcTCGTTGCTCTCGTTTTGTCTTCCACGCAGGTACTTTTACTCTTTTTGCTGAATTTTCGTTACGAACGTGTGGGGGAAAACGCAATTGCGTGAAAAAAAGCAACGTAAATTGTGTGTGAAGAAGCAGAAGTATCCAGTGTTTAGACGTTCTATACAGGGGGGGCGAGTGATTGCCAAAACGGCGCGAATGCTTGCGCAAAACAAAAACGTCAAAATGCCACAACGAACAAGATTACAAACGAGAAATTCGAGTTAAGACGAAAAGCGCGCGTAcgaacagagaacgtatatgatcATACGTTCTCTGGTACGAATGCATTAGCCATAGGGTTGCAGTGGAATATATAATATCGGCAAAACATTGACTTATCGAATTCATAAATTACGAATCActctaatattttaatttgtcatATTAACATAATTTCCATGCGTAAATGTATCTAAGTGCATTACATATAGTTGACTTCAATGCAAACcaattattttcagaaaatatatttctaaaaccTATCTGGCATTACCCTATTTGGTCCATATCTTTTTCCTCCATTTTCCGCTAATAAAATATCTCAGCTGCTACAATGCGTTCATTCGCACCACTACATCTTCCCACTCTTTCGCTCACACATTTGACCATTTGGTTTTGCAATGATTCCGATTTCCACTCAAATCGCTCCAACTGTCACTTCGCACACATATgcagttttgttattattgcttttgaaGTTTTTCTTGCACTTAATTTTTGTCAGCCATAACCGCCGCAACATTTACAGTGACATCTGGTcataataaagttaaaaatcaTTTGTAAATTGTGAGTTTTAGATATTTTAGTGACTTAGCAATTAAGAAAAATACGCAAATGTGTAATTGACTTTGGTAGTGCACTGCTGTGTTTAAATGtcggttttaaatttaaaagccCGCAACCCACAAATagtttttcgtgtttttttttgttgtttaactGGCGTTGCTAACGTCTTGTTATTGCTGCATGCCGTCATTGCAGTTTTCAAATCTTGGCTTTGCTGCCAAATATTCAACGCTTTGGGTGTGCGaaaattctttaataatataatatttaagtggcTAAGCTATTCCAAAAAGTGTGTTCtacatgtattttatttttgcggCATTAGTTAAGGGTGTATTTGCATTGTACAATTGCGAATAGTCAATCAGCTGAAAATGCGATAGCGAATCTGTACGAAATGAGAAACATGGGCAAAGGCATTTCGTACACACATAATTATAATCTGTGTGGGTTGTCTCGAGGCGAAATTATGCCATAATagcaagaaatattaaaaagtgcGATTACAAAgttaatgtttaaaattttaacgaagaatgaataaaaatatacgaaTAATAAATGTCGCATTAACAATCGTTTAACAACACTGTTAATATAAGTGTCAACTTTTTGTAAAAAGAAACAGACcttttgattaatggcagtcgaaaagaaatatttgtcagttaaaaataaaatctacaACTGTTTCGCTTATCGAAAACATATCTTTTGCATTTTGCATCAAAATTTACTAAaagatttataataatataaacaaaaaaatctttaattgcattttctttctctttcattatcataatttttacaaatctcCCACTGCGAAGCTCCATTTGCAACGTTATTGTGTGGTTTAAATTGGACAACACTGGTAGCAGCcaatacgaaaaaaaaatacaaaagtaaaataacagctattatttaaagaaattgctaaacaaaaaaaaaacgaataacgAATTCCAATTTGCCGCTTCGAGTCTCGAATGTCAGTTGAATTTCGAATCGTCAGCGAATTTGCGcgacaccaacaacaatagacTGCACTaacaaaagtaacaacaaccacagcaaaGAGTAGAAAAAGAAGCAAAAGAGAAAGAACGAACACTAGGAAACGAGCAACAATTCAACGAGTGAATAATTCCGCCGGATCACCGCGCGTCGCGCAGCTGTTTATATCGTCTACGTTGCTGTTGTTTCTTGCTTGAAAAGCCATACACAACCGCTGCCAAAGAAGCCAGTCGAGCTTAGTGAGTGAGTAATCGTCACaacggaaaaatttttttttagtgaaacCCCCACGCTGAGGTgttaaaatcgaaataaatcCTATAGAAAATATccataaaaatatagaattcaATTAATACATTGGTAAGAAGACACAAACAAGAAGCTTAAAAATATCGGAAATCGAATTGATGTGGTGAGAAGGTAGCAGTAAGTGCCCTTTCGTTTGCAGTCATTCAACGCATacgaaaatcaaaaaagaacaaaaaaaaaaatcgctccACTACATTGAAAAGTGCACACCACAgcccaaaattaaaaagaaaacatcAAAAGCCGCAAACTAAGCGGTAGAAGTAATAACATTTAAGATTAGCTGTAGTTGCACAGTCGCAGAAGTGGACAAGTTCCAACTCCCACAATGGAATACATTTCAGTTGGGCAAAGTGTTAAAATTAAGCGCACAGATGGCCGTGTGCATGCCGCAGTAGTGTCGAAAATTAACGAGTCTGGCAAATCGATAACCGTGGAATGGTACGAACGCGGCGAAACTAAAGGCAAGGAAGTCGAATTGGATGCTATACTGTCTTTGAATCCGGAAATCTTACAAGATCCCGAACCGGAACAAAATGCCGCGCCTGAACCGAAGAAACAAGCGACTGCGCCCATAAATCTTGCACGCAATGCCACGCAAGGCGCAATCGGACATCGTACCAATCGAGGCACCATCAACGCCACCAATTTACTCTCATCGTCCGCTGTTTCGGAACATTCGGAGAATATACCACCACCACCGACAACGGGTATAGTGCGCTCGCGAACTACTAATAATGCAACACGGTTGGCCTCAGCTACCGGCAGTGGCGGTGGTGTTGGCGGTGGCATCGCCATGAGTACCAGCGCCGGCAATTCCTCTTCAATTGCATCTAGTTCAGTGGCAGGGAATGTGGGCGCACGGCGTTCCTATGTTGTTAAAGAAGTTGAACGACTGAAGGAAAATCGTGAGAAGCGGCGTGCACGTCAAGCAGAAATGAAAGAGGAAAAAAATGCGCTCATGAATCAAGATCCAGGAAATCCTAATTGGGAAACCGCACAAATGATACGTGAATATCAAAACACCTTAGAATTTAATCCGCTTGTTGACGGACAAGTCTATGAGGATCATCAAATCACAGTATGTGTGCGTAAGCGACCGCTCAGCCGCAAAGAGATAACACGGAAGGAGATCGACGTTATTTCAGTGCCGCGTAAGGACACGCTCATCGTGCATGAGCCACGCAACAAGGTCGATCTAACTAAATTCCTCGAAAATCATAAATTCCGTTTCGATTACGCATTCGATGATCGCTGCGACAATGCCATGGTCTACAAGTGAGTACATACTTAAACTACCACTCATGTACCTATACGTAGATATCTTTAACTGCTACCTACTAACACTCATTTGGCAGCAATTGAGCGTTTCTTACAAGTCGGCCAATGGGCGCTAGCAAGGCATTTTATTTTCACGTTGTCGCCGCTGCTCACTGTAATTGCATATGTTCGTGATTTTGTTTAATACTCTTAgacatttatatgtgtatgttaggTTACGTAGCAAGTGTAGTTGTTTGGCTTGCCAGCTGGCCGGATCACTGACTTCACCAGCGCTTTTGCTCAAACATCCAAGCCACCAGTCACTGCCGATGTCTGTTTGcgcgtatgtatgtgcatatatttcaaGTCTTGCTGAACTCCATATGTTCTTTGTTTACTAATGCCATAAACGCTGACTAACTATTCGACCAACTGTCACACTAAgccttcaaatttttttattgcactttctttCGTTAGTTTATTAACATAAGGAAATTAAATGGAACACAAAGTTCTGCTTAGTGTATTAATTCAATTTAGagaattttccaaattttcttaatagcATAGGGAGAGAGAAGTGGCAAACATTGGTGCAGTCATGAAGTTGATATTTTGCTGATCGTTTTGAGCGTGTTAATGTGTATTGTGAAAGTCAAGAACGATAGTAAAAAGCAACTTAGGGAAACAATGCAGTGAAATAAAGAAAGGCAGTCAGTCAAAGCGATCGGGGTCACTTGTATTTAGGATTTGGATTATTTTTGTGTAAAGCGcctaaatattattatcatatatTTGGTTGCAGCGCTGTCAAAGAAGTTGTAGCTGCCACCGCATTCAAcactttttcaacatttaaaTTCAGCTCGAGCGCTTTTTTGAATTTGCGGTTTTGTCAAACGAATTTACTGCTTGCGAAATTTCTCCCTATGTAACAGCAAGTAAGCATGGATATGCTCAACCcaggttaatatttttttttttgttttttatagggTTGCATTACGCCTATTGGGAAGGTATTTTGTTTGTGGTTTTCATTTTAGCCATTTCTGCAGTACATTCATTCGCTTAATATACACTTCATGGCAACCGCTTAAAACCACTTCTAACCAGTTCTATATACTATAACTTAAGACTTTTTGTTGGCAACGTAAAcagtttgttattgttgctattgaaGTTGCTGCATGGAAA
The sequence above is drawn from the Bactrocera oleae isolate idBacOlea1 chromosome 5, idBacOlea1, whole genome shotgun sequence genome and encodes:
- the CDK2AP1 gene encoding homeotic protein ocelliless, with protein sequence MDIMDIQAVESKLSDVTVTPIPRSQVQNFYNYQQQREQREQQPQIQISAIHHPPRDRSGGASSSSSSATTVLDLHHSVLGGGGSGKSSGSSGRELYSKRERDYHQQSTSTSAAAAVAALQYTQQLQAQLALLQQQSNTIASPASTQRASHSSGTANSSGRSNAIGSGSNIGVVNVGNGGMSVGGALDVSSNAAAILSAAQSQLKYPQSTSPVITTQTSSNITTPMTSTANLPTAGTSAASNGLSKYAQLLAVIEEMGRDIRPTYTGSRSSTERLKRGIVHARILVRECLMETERSARQ